In a single window of the Nitrospira defluvii genome:
- a CDS encoding class I SAM-dependent methyltransferase: protein MRREHIEELVCPCGPHGLTLQHGAIEEQGEIKTGELRCSEDGLTVPIRGFVPRFVPDSGYSENFGEQWNRFRRTQLDKFNGTTLSKERFYSGTGWSPDELKGARVLEAGCGAGRFTQVMLDAGAQVYSVDLSSAVDACLANNGPREHLCVAQADLCRIPFRRHSFDKVFCYGVLQHTPDPRASFMNLVPFLKPGGELAVDVYLKGWAMEPYKSKYLYRPLTTRMPRNLLFRLLQWYIPKWLPLDTFIKRLPLVGRVLGMGVPCWNYHYLPLSHEQQVEWAILDTFDALAPVYDDPQTPDAVAEWFRSAQLTDVRVRIGGNGVLGNGKAPA from the coding sequence ATGCGTCGGGAGCATATCGAGGAATTGGTCTGTCCGTGCGGGCCGCACGGACTCACGTTGCAGCACGGCGCCATTGAAGAACAGGGAGAAATCAAGACCGGAGAACTGCGGTGTTCCGAGGATGGCCTGACCGTGCCGATCCGGGGCTTCGTTCCGCGGTTTGTGCCGGACAGCGGTTATTCGGAAAACTTTGGTGAGCAGTGGAATCGGTTTCGCCGCACGCAGCTGGACAAGTTCAACGGCACGACCCTCTCCAAAGAGCGCTTCTACAGCGGCACGGGTTGGTCGCCGGACGAGTTGAAGGGGGCCAGGGTGTTGGAAGCCGGTTGTGGCGCCGGGCGTTTTACGCAGGTCATGCTCGATGCCGGGGCGCAGGTGTACTCGGTCGACTTGAGTTCAGCGGTGGATGCGTGCCTGGCGAACAACGGCCCGCGTGAGCACTTGTGCGTCGCTCAGGCCGATCTGTGTCGGATACCGTTCCGGCGGCACTCCTTCGACAAGGTGTTCTGTTACGGCGTGTTGCAACATACGCCGGATCCTCGTGCCTCCTTCATGAACCTTGTGCCGTTTCTGAAACCGGGCGGCGAGCTGGCGGTCGATGTCTATCTCAAAGGCTGGGCGATGGAGCCGTACAAGAGTAAGTATTTGTATCGTCCACTCACGACACGGATGCCGCGGAATCTGTTGTTTCGATTGTTGCAGTGGTATATCCCGAAATGGCTGCCGCTGGATACGTTCATCAAACGACTGCCGCTGGTCGGGCGCGTGCTCGGCATGGGGGTCCCCTGTTGGAATTACCACTACCTGCCGCTGTCCCATGAGCAGCAGGTTGAATGGGCCATCCTTGATACGTTCGACGCGTTGGCGCCGGTCTACGACGATCCGCAAACTCCCGACGCGGTCGCTGAATGGTTCCGGAGCGCGCAGTTGACGGATGTGCGGGTACGAATCGGAGGCAACGGGGTGCTGGGAAACGGGAAGGCCCCGGCCTGA
- the asnB gene encoding asparagine synthase (glutamine-hydrolyzing): MCGIAGMVGPGSAQLVRVMTQALVHRGPDDVGYYDDPSSHVGLGMQRLSILDLEHGHQPMPNQDRSVWIVYNGEIFNSPELRRRLEQKQHRFVTDNSDTETLLQLYDDKQEDMLGDLNGMFAFVLHDKRRNLLFGARDRMGIKPLYYAKTPSAFAFASELKSLLTVPSLRRDLDRASLFHYLTLRFVPGTSSIVKGVSRLAPGHWFRYELETGKFETQRYWRPSFASQEERSVGEWTELVRTELRAAVQRWSLSDVPIGCSLSGGLDSSSIVGLLAESGHSKLKTYSLGFEGAAELDELPLARKVAERWGTDHHELILRPDDLLRDLLKMVWFLDEPYGGGLPSWYVFQFMHRDVKVGMTGTGGDELFGDYGRYIGLERRLAGQQAETAAPQASAWLDRCWPLVSSLVNRLPHGVGGWRARERWRHWPQIGRDPFQWEYVQAFYYFSDAMKRNEVLTGEGGEQSTDTTEFLRRLYEEADGVLPRDGLMQLALRTQLPEEFLFMTDRFSMAHSLEARVPFLDQVFVDMMLRIPAGVRTRPEDPKYLLRQAVRDLLPEELLHAPKRGFVLPTAQWLRGPLRPLTKRLLAPARLTEQGLFKPEFYARVVEPHLRGQADYHPQIWTLLMFQLWHSLYIERTLTQCPSFSWRELC, translated from the coding sequence ATGTGCGGAATAGCGGGAATGGTGGGACCGGGATCGGCCCAACTGGTGCGCGTCATGACGCAGGCGCTGGTGCACCGTGGGCCGGACGATGTCGGGTACTACGACGACCCTTCCTCGCATGTCGGTTTAGGCATGCAGCGGCTCAGCATTCTGGACCTCGAACATGGGCACCAACCCATGCCCAACCAGGACCGATCCGTATGGATCGTCTACAACGGGGAGATTTTTAACTCGCCGGAATTGCGACGGCGTCTCGAACAGAAACAGCATCGATTCGTGACGGACAATTCCGATACGGAAACGCTGTTGCAGCTCTACGACGACAAGCAGGAGGACATGCTGGGGGACTTGAACGGCATGTTCGCGTTTGTGCTCCATGACAAGCGGCGGAACCTATTGTTCGGCGCTCGCGACCGGATGGGGATCAAGCCCCTCTACTACGCCAAGACGCCTTCGGCGTTTGCGTTTGCCTCGGAACTCAAAAGTCTGCTCACGGTGCCGAGCCTGAGACGCGATCTCGACCGGGCCAGCCTGTTTCACTATCTCACCCTGCGGTTTGTTCCCGGCACTTCCTCCATCGTCAAGGGGGTGTCGCGTCTCGCGCCGGGGCACTGGTTTCGATACGAGTTGGAGACCGGCAAGTTCGAGACGCAGCGCTATTGGCGGCCGTCGTTTGCCTCGCAAGAAGAGCGATCGGTCGGGGAATGGACAGAACTGGTGCGGACGGAGTTGCGGGCCGCCGTGCAGCGCTGGAGCCTGAGCGATGTGCCGATCGGCTGTTCCTTGTCCGGCGGGCTGGATTCCTCCAGCATCGTGGGGTTGCTGGCCGAGAGCGGTCATTCGAAGCTCAAGACCTATTCGCTGGGATTCGAGGGGGCGGCCGAGCTGGATGAATTGCCGCTGGCGAGGAAAGTCGCGGAGCGTTGGGGCACCGATCACCACGAACTGATCTTACGCCCCGACGATTTGCTCCGCGATCTCCTGAAGATGGTCTGGTTTTTGGACGAGCCGTACGGAGGCGGGTTGCCCTCCTGGTACGTGTTTCAGTTTATGCATCGGGACGTGAAAGTCGGTATGACAGGGACGGGAGGCGACGAGCTTTTCGGCGACTACGGACGGTACATCGGCCTGGAGCGGCGACTCGCGGGCCAGCAAGCGGAAACCGCCGCCCCGCAAGCCTCAGCCTGGCTGGATCGCTGTTGGCCCCTGGTCTCTTCGTTGGTCAATCGCCTTCCGCATGGCGTCGGTGGATGGCGGGCGCGGGAACGGTGGCGCCACTGGCCGCAGATCGGGCGAGATCCGTTTCAGTGGGAGTATGTGCAGGCGTTCTACTATTTCTCTGATGCCATGAAGCGGAATGAGGTCCTGACGGGTGAGGGCGGCGAGCAATCGACGGATACCACGGAGTTCCTGCGACGGCTGTACGAAGAAGCCGACGGTGTGCTGCCGCGCGATGGGCTGATGCAGCTGGCGCTGCGAACCCAGTTGCCCGAAGAGTTTCTGTTCATGACGGATCGGTTTTCCATGGCGCATTCGCTGGAAGCGCGCGTGCCGTTTTTGGATCAGGTCTTTGTCGACATGATGTTGCGGATTCCCGCCGGAGTTCGCACCAGACCGGAAGATCCGAAGTACCTGCTGCGACAGGCCGTGCGCGATCTGTTACCGGAGGAATTGCTGCATGCACCCAAACGTGGCTTTGTGCTTCCCACGGCTCAGTGGTTGCGCGGTCCGCTACGCCCGTTGACGAAGCGGTTGTTGGCTCCGGCCCGGCTGACCGAACAGGGGTTGTTCAAGCCTGAGTTCTACGCGCGCGTGGTCGAGCCACATCTTCGAGGGCAGGCCGACTATCATCCCCAGATCTGGACCCTGTTGATGTTTCAGCTCTGGCACAGTCTGTATATCGAACGAACACTCACCCAATGCCCCAGTTTTTCCTGGCGGGAATTATGTTAA
- a CDS encoding NAD-dependent epimerase/dehydratase family protein — MAMNAPVLVTGGAGCIGIQVCRELDRRGIEVHLLDLGEQIARVRQALPPKVKVFYGSILDVSSIREAMDGCGAVIHLAALLGVRRTEVNRLRCLEINVDGTKRVLDCAIQHRIKRLVFASSSEVYGEPIENPITEETITQGKTVYAVSKLAGEELCIGYAQRYPEFEHVILRFFNAYGPYQAAQFVLPKFIQNAMTGKPIVINGSGEQIRSYCYSEDTGRGVVEALLRPEAVGQVINLGNSDRPISIKELANLVVAASGNPSVEIRYAGDFQGTDRHAGREIHRRYCSGEKAKRLLGFESRVTLEDGIRRIIEMNSIFEKWESTELPYLIDEMT, encoded by the coding sequence ATGGCGATGAATGCTCCTGTCTTGGTGACCGGCGGTGCCGGCTGTATCGGAATTCAGGTCTGCCGCGAATTGGATCGTCGGGGAATAGAGGTGCACCTCTTGGATCTCGGCGAGCAGATCGCCCGGGTACGTCAGGCGCTACCTCCGAAGGTCAAAGTGTTTTACGGATCGATTCTGGACGTCTCGTCGATTCGAGAGGCAATGGACGGGTGCGGGGCCGTGATTCACCTCGCGGCGTTGCTCGGGGTGCGACGGACCGAGGTCAATCGGTTGCGTTGTCTGGAGATCAACGTCGACGGAACAAAGCGAGTATTGGATTGTGCCATTCAGCATCGGATCAAGCGGCTGGTGTTCGCGTCTTCGTCGGAAGTGTACGGCGAACCGATCGAGAACCCCATCACCGAAGAGACCATCACCCAGGGCAAGACCGTGTATGCCGTCAGCAAGCTGGCGGGTGAGGAGCTCTGTATCGGGTATGCGCAGCGGTATCCGGAGTTCGAACATGTCATCCTCCGGTTCTTTAACGCGTACGGGCCCTACCAGGCGGCGCAGTTCGTATTGCCGAAGTTCATTCAGAATGCCATGACCGGCAAGCCGATCGTGATCAACGGCAGCGGGGAGCAGATCCGCTCCTATTGCTACAGTGAAGATACGGGACGGGGCGTCGTCGAGGCGCTCCTCCGGCCGGAGGCGGTCGGCCAGGTGATCAATCTCGGCAACAGCGATCGGCCGATTTCCATCAAGGAACTGGCGAATCTCGTGGTGGCGGCCAGCGGCAATCCGTCGGTGGAAATCCGGTACGCCGGGGATTTTCAAGGGACGGATCGCCATGCCGGCCGCGAGATCCATCGCCGGTACTGTTCCGGGGAGAAGGCCAAACGGTTGCTCGGGTTCGAATCGCGGGTCACGCTGGAAGACGGCATCCGGCGGATCATTGAGATGAACAGCATTTTTGAGAAATGGGAAAGTACTGAACTCCCCTATCTGATCGATGAAATGACCTAG
- the neuC gene encoding UDP-N-acetylglucosamine 2-epimerase, with protein MKPRKIAVVSEARATYGYVKRVMHLIEQSEKLELQLIVTGMHLLKEYGSSINEILRDGFTPAACVDMYVGGDSPTAWSKSLGVEMQGLAQVFDMLKPDLLLVAGDRAEILAATVTAAYMNIPVAHIQSGDLSGHIDGSARHAITKLAHIHLPACEDSAERVRKMGEEPWRIHNVGAPQLDDVVQGKKMGRDELAKQFGVDFGKPVLLVIQHAVLSEVHLARKQMEETLAAVKDSGHQALVIYPNVDAAGQEIISVIRQYEPVPTIKTFKNLDREVFLSLLAAVSVLIGNSSVGILEAPSFKLPALDIGSRQTGRMRACNVITVPEFDRRSIGQAIERALHDREFRAKLATCENPYGDGQSSERICQVLEEADLSRLLNKQMTY; from the coding sequence ATGAAGCCGCGCAAGATCGCCGTCGTATCCGAGGCCAGGGCGACCTATGGGTATGTCAAACGGGTCATGCACCTGATTGAGCAGTCGGAGAAGCTGGAGCTGCAGCTCATCGTGACCGGCATGCATCTGCTGAAGGAATATGGCTCGTCCATCAACGAAATCCTGCGGGACGGATTTACGCCGGCGGCTTGTGTCGACATGTATGTGGGTGGAGACAGTCCCACAGCTTGGTCGAAGTCGTTGGGAGTCGAAATGCAGGGGCTCGCGCAGGTGTTCGATATGTTGAAGCCGGACCTCTTGCTGGTGGCGGGCGATCGGGCGGAGATTCTTGCGGCGACCGTGACGGCAGCATACATGAACATTCCGGTGGCGCATATCCAATCCGGTGACCTGTCCGGTCATATCGACGGGTCGGCGCGGCATGCGATCACCAAACTGGCGCATATCCATCTGCCGGCCTGCGAAGACTCGGCCGAACGGGTACGCAAAATGGGAGAGGAGCCCTGGCGGATTCATAACGTGGGCGCGCCGCAATTGGATGACGTCGTGCAGGGTAAAAAAATGGGTCGCGACGAACTCGCCAAGCAGTTCGGCGTGGATTTCGGCAAGCCGGTGCTGCTCGTGATCCAGCATGCGGTGCTGTCCGAGGTGCACCTGGCCAGGAAGCAGATGGAAGAGACCCTCGCTGCCGTGAAGGACAGCGGGCATCAGGCCCTGGTGATCTATCCCAACGTGGATGCGGCGGGGCAGGAGATCATCAGCGTCATCCGGCAGTATGAGCCGGTCCCGACCATCAAGACCTTTAAGAATCTTGATCGTGAGGTCTTCCTGAGCCTGCTGGCCGCCGTGTCCGTGCTGATCGGCAATTCCAGTGTCGGGATTCTGGAAGCGCCGTCGTTTAAGCTGCCGGCCCTGGATATCGGGAGCCGCCAGACAGGACGTATGCGGGCCTGCAACGTCATTACGGTACCGGAATTCGACCGCCGGTCGATCGGTCAGGCGATCGAGCGTGCGCTCCACGACCGTGAGTTTCGAGCGAAGCTGGCAACCTGCGAGAATCCCTACGGTGACGGACAGAGTTCGGAACGGATCTGCCAAGTGTTGGAAGAGGCGGATCTCAGCCGGTTGCTCAACAAACAGATGACGTACTAG
- a CDS encoding N-acetylneuraminate synthase family protein, with translation MAEIASIPIGPYRIGPDHAPLVIAEAAVNHQGDFETAKRMVYIAHAMGAHIIKFQIHVLDNEMLRETPQSANFAEPLYVTLDKTNLSVDQHRELKRLCESLGILYLCTPFSRIGADILDELGVVAYKTGSGELTNLPLIEHIGRKGKPMIVSTGMCTIEEVGETVALLRALKTPFALTHCVSAYPTPYERVNLGMIARYRELFSVPVGLSDHSRGIYTGIGAAALGACVIEKHFTLDRQQPGPDHPVSIEPDELSELVKGVDAVFRGRGADRQIFPEEREIVAWARESVVSEVAIPRGSVITEKMVWVKRPSPGPGVVAAKDLRKVIGKVAQVDIPKDSQIRWEQLNA, from the coding sequence ATGGCTGAGATTGCATCTATTCCCATCGGTCCCTATCGCATCGGTCCCGACCATGCGCCCTTGGTCATCGCTGAGGCGGCGGTGAATCATCAGGGCGACTTTGAGACAGCGAAGCGGATGGTCTATATCGCCCATGCGATGGGCGCTCACATCATCAAGTTTCAGATCCACGTGCTGGACAATGAGATGTTGCGCGAGACGCCGCAATCCGCCAACTTTGCGGAGCCGCTCTACGTCACGCTGGATAAAACCAATTTGTCCGTCGATCAGCACCGGGAGTTGAAACGACTCTGTGAGTCGCTGGGTATCTTGTATCTCTGTACGCCGTTCAGCCGGATCGGCGCCGATATTCTGGATGAGCTCGGGGTGGTCGCGTATAAGACGGGCTCCGGGGAATTGACCAACTTGCCCTTGATCGAGCATATCGGCCGCAAGGGCAAACCCATGATCGTCTCGACCGGAATGTGTACGATCGAGGAAGTCGGGGAGACGGTGGCGCTGTTGCGGGCGCTGAAGACTCCGTTTGCGTTGACCCACTGTGTCTCCGCCTATCCGACGCCCTATGAACGGGTGAACCTGGGGATGATTGCCCGCTATCGTGAGCTGTTTTCCGTGCCGGTCGGGTTGTCGGATCACTCGCGAGGCATTTACACCGGCATCGGGGCTGCGGCGTTGGGCGCCTGTGTGATCGAGAAGCATTTTACGCTCGACCGGCAACAACCGGGGCCCGACCATCCGGTCTCGATCGAACCTGACGAATTGAGCGAATTGGTGAAAGGGGTGGATGCGGTGTTTCGGGGGCGTGGTGCCGACCGTCAGATTTTCCCGGAAGAACGCGAGATCGTCGCCTGGGCCAGGGAGAGTGTGGTCTCCGAGGTCGCCATTCCGCGCGGCAGCGTGATTACGGAGAAGATGGTGTGGGTGAAGCGGCCGAGTCCCGGTCCCGGTGTCGTGGCGGCGAAGGATCTTCGCAAGGTCATCGGCAAGGTGGCACAAGTGGATATTCCGAAGGACAGCCAGATTCGTTGGGAGCAATTGAACGCATGA
- a CDS encoding cytidylyltransferase domain-containing protein, producing MSASPHVLGVIPARGGSKSIPLKNIRPLNGTPLLAFTIRAATQSTFLDRCVVSTDHPDIVAAARAHGAEVIDRPAELATDQAPTEGALLQVLEVLGRQGYRPEYVVTLEPTSPFRTAALIDRCIATAIEQQDIDCVLTVTETRKCYGRLVDGRFEYLFPNQPRRRQERQPLYEESSTVYVTRTTALERDRSVLGRSRVGVVVTDAREALDINEPLDFLIAEAVLAQRRLEEQHG from the coding sequence ATGAGTGCGTCGCCGCATGTACTCGGGGTCATTCCGGCGCGCGGTGGATCGAAGTCGATTCCGCTCAAGAATATTCGCCCCTTGAACGGAACGCCGTTACTGGCCTTCACGATTCGGGCGGCGACACAGTCGACATTTCTGGATCGGTGCGTCGTGTCGACCGACCATCCTGATATTGTCGCGGCAGCGCGGGCCCATGGCGCAGAGGTGATCGATCGACCGGCTGAATTGGCCACCGATCAGGCGCCCACGGAGGGCGCGTTGCTGCAGGTGTTGGAGGTGCTGGGGCGGCAGGGGTACCGGCCGGAGTATGTCGTGACCTTGGAGCCGACGTCACCGTTTCGGACTGCGGCCTTAATCGATCGCTGCATCGCGACTGCGATAGAGCAACAGGATATCGATTGTGTGTTGACCGTCACAGAAACGCGCAAGTGTTATGGTCGTCTGGTAGACGGCCGGTTCGAGTATCTCTTTCCCAATCAGCCGCGTCGCCGGCAGGAGCGCCAGCCGTTGTACGAGGAGAGCAGTACTGTGTACGTTACCAGGACGACGGCGTTGGAGCGTGACCGGTCCGTGCTTGGCCGATCGAGGGTCGGCGTGGTGGTGACGGATGCACGCGAGGCGCTCGACATCAATGAGCCGTTGGATTTTCTTATAGCGGAAGCGGTACTGGCGCAGCGTCGTCTGGAGGAACAGCATGGCTGA
- a CDS encoding putative sugar O-methyltransferase has translation MLWSVRDKVMFQTVFSPSRAEALQLMDFARYLWAENIADQVVSHPLFAPSALWRHWAGQSFVGLSLEKLLLQGGHAFPHSIEVAAEERPTGLLAALRECVGHVRGASTRTRMREGRDPRSLAAAFARLYPQAHIPSEHESWYARHPNPYFRCLEAYLLRGKTDLPSRMLEVGGGACVNVAFYHSLNRRMQSIVVDLPETMFFGYTFLRTVFPDMRILLPHEVNGSFTQDADVVFLLPTQTDLIPDETMDFCFNMASFQEMSMATVNHYLALMARTLRDEGRFVSMNFEISRYFKENTLKSYDLAGYHSEAKATRAPFSSDLAGFGLNVIHLEVEKRRAGEA, from the coding sequence ATGTTATGGTCCGTTCGCGACAAGGTGATGTTTCAAACGGTGTTTTCGCCGTCCCGTGCCGAGGCGCTGCAGCTGATGGACTTCGCCCGGTATCTCTGGGCTGAGAACATTGCCGACCAAGTTGTCTCGCATCCGCTCTTCGCACCGTCCGCCTTGTGGCGACACTGGGCCGGCCAATCCTTTGTCGGCCTCTCCCTGGAGAAGCTGCTCTTGCAGGGCGGGCATGCCTTTCCCCATTCCATCGAGGTGGCGGCTGAGGAACGTCCGACCGGCCTGCTGGCTGCGCTGAGGGAGTGCGTGGGGCATGTACGCGGGGCTTCGACCAGGACCCGCATGCGCGAAGGCCGGGATCCCCGTTCGCTCGCAGCGGCCTTCGCACGGCTCTATCCCCAGGCGCACATACCCTCGGAGCATGAATCCTGGTATGCTCGCCATCCGAACCCGTATTTTCGGTGCCTCGAAGCCTATCTGCTGCGGGGGAAGACGGACCTGCCGTCACGAATGCTGGAAGTGGGCGGCGGGGCCTGTGTGAATGTGGCCTTCTACCATAGCCTGAACCGGCGGATGCAGAGCATCGTGGTGGATCTTCCCGAAACCATGTTTTTCGGGTACACCTTCCTGCGGACGGTGTTTCCGGACATGAGGATTCTCTTGCCGCATGAGGTCAACGGCAGCTTCACGCAGGATGCCGATGTGGTCTTTCTTCTTCCGACTCAGACCGATCTCATCCCGGATGAAACCATGGACTTCTGCTTCAACATGGCCTCCTTTCAGGAAATGTCCATGGCGACCGTCAATCACTATCTTGCGCTCATGGCGCGCACACTTCGGGATGAGGGGCGTTTCGTCTCGATGAACTTTGAGATTTCTCGATACTTTAAGGAAAATACGTTGAAGAGTTACGACCTGGCCGGATACCATTCCGAAGCCAAGGCGACGCGCGCACCCTTTAGCTCCGATCTTGCCGGATTCGGATTGAACGTCATTCACCTCGAGGTCGAGAAACGGCGGGCGGGTGAAGCATGA
- a CDS encoding sulfotransferase, translated as MLVGIFGAGRNGSSLLMRLLDGSPGLWIYPIELNYLRTFAPRTLKGAVKQTLAACAPMLPRQAVDAFEHRRRRLVGTWAAEQLQELKETYVDKLVQPIPVAEDPLQAIARRMTGDVLGDLEAYLDVIRSCYDERPLPSPPHLMFKSIEVSDLPRYGRLFPQMKFIHIMRHPYSNYSSLKRTDMVQKQKPFWYQGGDILRLQLESRWIPHAQFALQGLAAEPSRHHVVRYEDLCESPSRIVTDMCTWLGVAPPEEPTIQTVLGGKHLKALPSNPSLKGVDTPAQVVSDMAKQFGYDEILTERERQLILFRTFDLGCRLGYFSTADKAQVPGRFRLFLDWLAPDQWEYMNASSRPRLVRALLERRLYLCRKLLSPLA; from the coding sequence GTGTTGGTCGGCATTTTTGGCGCGGGTCGCAACGGGTCGTCGCTGCTCATGCGGCTGCTGGACGGCAGTCCGGGGTTGTGGATCTATCCCATCGAGCTGAATTATTTGCGCACCTTTGCTCCACGTACCCTCAAAGGAGCGGTCAAGCAGACGTTGGCTGCCTGCGCACCGATGCTGCCTCGACAGGCGGTCGACGCGTTCGAACACCGTCGTCGGCGATTGGTCGGTACCTGGGCGGCCGAACAATTGCAAGAATTGAAAGAGACCTACGTAGATAAACTCGTGCAGCCGATTCCGGTCGCCGAAGATCCGCTCCAGGCCATTGCCCGGCGGATGACGGGTGATGTATTGGGGGATCTTGAAGCGTATCTGGATGTCATCCGGTCCTGTTATGACGAGCGCCCTCTTCCCTCACCTCCCCACTTGATGTTCAAGTCGATCGAGGTCTCGGATCTCCCCCGCTACGGGCGCCTGTTCCCCCAAATGAAGTTCATCCACATCATGCGGCACCCCTATTCCAACTACAGCTCTCTCAAACGCACGGACATGGTGCAGAAGCAGAAGCCGTTCTGGTACCAGGGGGGCGACATTCTCCGCTTGCAGTTGGAATCCCGTTGGATTCCCCATGCGCAGTTTGCGTTGCAGGGGCTCGCCGCCGAACCGTCGAGACACCATGTGGTGCGGTATGAGGACCTGTGCGAGTCCCCCTCACGAATCGTGACGGACATGTGTACCTGGTTGGGCGTCGCTCCACCGGAGGAGCCGACGATCCAGACCGTGTTGGGCGGAAAACATCTCAAGGCCCTGCCGAGTAATCCCAGTTTAAAGGGGGTCGATACGCCGGCGCAGGTGGTGTCCGATATGGCAAAGCAATTCGGCTACGACGAGATTCTCACCGAGCGCGAGCGCCAGTTGATTCTCTTCCGGACCTTTGATCTGGGCTGCCGACTGGGATACTTTTCCACCGCCGACAAGGCGCAGGTGCCGGGTAGATTCCGTCTGTTTCTGGATTGGTTGGCTCCGGATCAATGGGAATATATGAACGCGTCGTCTCGACCTCGCTTGGTGCGAGCATTGTTGGAACGACGGCTGTATCTCTGTCGCAAGCTGCTCTCCCCCTTGGCATAG
- a CDS encoding O-methyltransferase, with translation MKNGLGARIGQGLASFLPQTVCRAFANRLSEENPQLLLEALGPRLNRAPSLDSMAFDLPVNGPLQFEDLAGLFASTSLDHGVIAMTVRQTAYLFGLVRRMNARKVIEIGRYKGGSTLTIAAAMNGQGQFWSIDIGEKEARLHQRGVTRSFDDEIRDICARFGLPVTLLVGDSRTIEVETGEVDLVFIDGDHTYDGVRNDFERFGRRVRIGGAVLFDDACDEVMFRTHSESVGKLLREIVAEPSFRLVKSVNRLAHLERVS, from the coding sequence GTGAAAAACGGATTGGGAGCTCGAATTGGGCAGGGGCTGGCGTCGTTCCTACCGCAGACCGTCTGTCGTGCGTTCGCGAATCGGCTGAGCGAAGAGAATCCACAGTTGTTATTGGAGGCCCTCGGGCCGCGACTGAACCGGGCGCCCTCCTTGGATAGCATGGCGTTCGATCTGCCGGTCAATGGCCCGCTTCAGTTCGAGGACCTGGCAGGGCTGTTTGCCAGTACGTCGCTCGATCACGGGGTGATCGCGATGACGGTTCGCCAGACAGCCTATCTGTTCGGGCTGGTACGTCGAATGAACGCCAGGAAGGTCATTGAAATCGGTCGCTACAAGGGCGGCTCGACGCTCACCATCGCCGCCGCCATGAACGGCCAAGGACAGTTCTGGTCGATCGATATCGGCGAGAAGGAGGCGCGTTTGCACCAGCGTGGCGTGACGCGCTCGTTCGATGACGAGATTCGTGACATCTGCGCACGGTTCGGACTGCCCGTGACCTTGCTGGTCGGAGATTCGCGTACGATCGAGGTCGAGACCGGTGAGGTCGATCTCGTGTTCATCGACGGCGATCACACCTACGACGGCGTGCGCAATGATTTTGAACGCTTCGGGCGTCGCGTGCGCATCGGCGGAGCGGTCCTGTTCGATGATGCCTGCGATGAAGTCATGTTCCGGACCCACTCGGAATCCGTCGGTAAACTATTGCGCGAGATAGTGGCGGAGCCATCGTTTCGTCTAGTGAAGTCGGTGAATCGGTTGGCGCATCTGGAGCGCGTTTCGTAA